DNA from Diaphorobacter limosus:
CACTTATGGTCGCCTTTCACTTCCCTCCCCAGGCGGGTAGCAGTGGCATTTTGCGCACTCTGAACTTCGTGAAAAACCTGCCAGCCCAAAACTGGCAACCCACCGTACTTACCGCCCAGCCCCAAGCCTACGTTGAGCAGCGCAATGACCTGGTTCGCTCCATTCCGCCCAGTGTGCGCGTCGAACGTGCTTTTGCACTCGATACGGCCAAACATCTTGCCATCAAGGGCAAGTATCTGGGCACGCTGGCCTTGCCAGACCGCTGGGTGAGCTGGTGGCCGTTTGCCGTCATGAAAGGCATGCAAGAAATCCGTACCAACCGCCCCGCGTTGATATGGAGTACGTACCCGATCTCCACGGCACACCTTATTGGTGCGACCTTGTCCCGGTTGTCTGGAATACCCTGGGTCGCTGACTTTCGAGACCCAATGGTCAGTGAAAACTATCCATCCACCGGTCTTCAAAGAACGTTATGGAAAAGGCTCGAATCATACGTCTTGCGCCATGCTGCTGCCTGCATATTTACCACTGAGCGCGCTGCAATAACATACCGCCAACGTTACCCCATGGCGCAGGCGCGCTGCCACGTCATAGAGAATGGTTACGACGAAGACGCGTTCAACGGAGTAGAACCGGATCGTTTTGGAGCGCCTGCGAATAAGCTGCTAATACTGCACAGCGGTTTAATATATCCCAAGGATAGAAACCCATCTACTTTTTTCTCTGCAATTAATAGTCTGCTGCAGAAAAAAATGATTGATCGAGAAAACCTGTGCATCCGATTCAGGGCGCCATACCACGATGAAGAGGTGTTGGCATCTGCCCAGCAGTATGGCTTGCAAGACGTTGTCGAGGTGGCGCCGCCTGTGCCGTACCAGAGAGCGATTGCGGAGATGCTGGGTGCAGACCTGCTGGTGGTGTTTCAAGGAAGCAGTTTCAATGCACAAATACCGGCAAAGATCTATGAATATTTGCGTGCGGCGCGCCCTGTCTTTGCGGTGGTTGATCCTGCGGGAGATACAGCGGCAATATTGCGCCAGTTTCCAGGGGCGTACGTAGCGGATATTGCGTCAGAGATGAACATCGCTACCAACTTGGAGGTCGCCCTTGCCGATCTACGAGGCGACCGGCAGTCCGCGGCATTGCAAAGAAACGTTGATCAGGTACGAAGATATTCGCGCAAGGAACAAACGATGCGTTTGGTCACATACCTCAATGCGGTTTTGCCACAGCCCGAAAACGACACTGAGAATTGCCGTGGCAATACTGAGTAGAGCTATTCCAGATGGTGACTTTTCCGTAAGGCGTGGGCGGGTAAGGCCGCTGCGAAGAGAAATGTGGGCCCATTGGACGGATGAAAATAGCGCGCTTTGTTCGCTCGATCACTCGGTTTATAGATATACCTATGAAACGGGCCAGTTCGAGAAACTATTTAGTATTCCACCTCGCACAAACACGCTTTCTGGCAGAATAAAAGATCGGCTTGCCAGAAGTTGGGTCAGGCGGTATCTGCTACCCGGGTCAGGAATCGGAAATCTAACGAGAACAAACGATGGAAACGTTGTTGTCATTTTCGATCGAATATATTGGTATTCAGAGAGGAAACCTGATCGGCTTGCAACGGTAGTTTCTTGTGACGCTGGGCCTGAATTTGCAACGCCATTGAGGGGTGGGGCCACAGCCCATGGTATATCGAATAAAGTATATTTTGGTGAATATCTTAACGGGCATCAGTGCGATATCAGGGTTTTTTGTATAGATGTGTCGATTCCGTCAATGCGAGAGTGCTGGAGATTCTCTCGACAAGAGATAAAACACATTCATGCAATCCACTACGACCGGTTCAGATCCCGCTTATGGATATGTACCGGTGATTTGGATCATGAATCGAATATTTACTACACCGATGATGAGTTCTCGTCGATAAAGAAATTTGGCGGTGGAGATCAATCCTGGCGGGCGATTGCCATGGTGTTTGACGAGCATGGCATGGAGTGGGGTATGGATGCGGGCAAGGATGCGCCGGCCGACGCCGTTAATTATATTTATCGTTACGATTTCAGAACCGGTATTCGCAGTAGCCGAGTGCTTGTGGGTAACCCGGTGTACTCCGCGTGTGAATTTGCAGATGGAGCAGCTGTAATGCAAACCACGTTTGAGCCTGGAAGACCCCAGAATACACCAGAAACAGCGGCACTGTGGATACGCGATAAACAAGGTGCGTGGACAAATATTTTAGAGCTACCCTATGATGTAACCAAACCCCGCCAGGGGGTGGGGGCATATGGGTATATTTGTCTTCCTCAAGGAATAAGTCCTGTAAATCGCTTGCTTTTTACGCCTGTTAATTGTGGAACCAACAGCCATGTGCTTTACGAATGGGCGGGCGATCGGTAAAAGTTAAGAGGAATAACTCAGTACATAGGCATACTTATAATGAAACCAGAACAGAAAACTACTGCTCCAGCGATAGTTATCGGGGGGGGCATAAATGCCTTGGGAGTCGTGCGTAGCTTAGGAGCCGCCGGCGTTCCAGTCTGGGTACTTGACGACAACAGCAAATCACCAGCTATGCGTTCGCGCTTCGCAACACCGAAGGTAGTCAGCGTTTTGGAGGGACAGTCATTCATAGAAGAACTGAACCTCCTGGCAGCTCAGATTTCTGGTGCTGCAGTTGTCTTTCTCACTGAAGAAAAAACGGTATTGACCGTTTCGGCTATGCGTGATCAGCTTGCCCGAACACTCAAGTTGCGCTTGCCTGCACACGATTGTTTGCTATCTTTGATGCATAAAGAAGGGTTTCAGCGACTTGCCGAGAATCTCGGTTTTTTGGTGCCCCCAGCGGTTCGACTGTCTGGAAATCAAGATCTGCGCAAGTTGACTGGTTTACGCTTTCCTTGTGTTTTTAAGCCAAGTGAGAAGAACTACGCCTACGGCCAAATGTTTAAGAAGGCTTACAAGGTTGAATCGATAGAGCAGGTTGCTGCTTTATATGAACAGATTCTACCGGTGATGCCAGACATGGTCGTGCAGCAATGGATAGAAGGTCTTGATAGTGACATATATTTTTGCCTTCAATACATCGGAAGAGATGGTGAGCTAGTGATTTCGTTCTCTGGGCGAAAAATTCGATCATGGCCACCAAATGTTGGGGGAACGGCAAGTTGTACTGCTGATCTTGACTATCATGATGAGCTGTCAAAGACGACTGCAGATTTTTTCCGTGCTGTCAATTTTTTTGGCATGGGAAGCATGGAGTACAAGCGTGACGTGCGTGACGGTAAGTTTTATATGGTGGAGCCGACCGTTGGGCGAACCGATTTTCAGGAGGAAGTTGCGACAGTAAACGGCTATAACATGCCATTTGCAGCATATTGTCATGAACTAAATATTTCTGTTCCTTCACCATCGCGCATGAGCCCCCCCAGGGTTTGGCGTGATGCCCAGGCAGATCGTTGGTCGAGAGAAGAAGTAGATGAGCGAGTACGTGATACCCCTGGGTTCGAGGCATACCCAGTAGTAGATGCCCTTAGAAGATCAACCGACTTGCGCCCGTGGGTTGATGACGTCATTGGCCGTGCGCGTGAGCGACTGCGGCTTTGGACGAAACCCGTTCGGTGACTGCCGTGAAGCGTTATTTAGTTGAGTACGCAGACTGGTCGCATCGTGAGTATCTAGCCATCGCAAAAAACCTGTTGCTTGGCCGAGTACATCGGGGGCCGGATATCGAGAAATTGAGGCAAGCGTTAGCCAAAATGTATGCGCCGGCGGGTGTCCATCTTCTAAATTATGGACACCATGCAATCGAGATCGCACTGGAAATCTTCAAGGAGCAACGCCCTGGTCGCCTGGAAGTCATTGGGCCCGCCTATATTTGTCCCAGCGTTCCGAGCTCTGTCGCGCGGCGTGGATTGCAATGGCGTAGCGTAGATGTTGGCGAGGACTTAAATATCGACGCGGCCGCCGTGAAATCGGCCATTGGAAGTAATACATTGGCGGTCATAGCCCCGCACATGTATGGGTGTCCGGCAGACATTCAATCTATTGAGACCATCTGCAAAGATGCCGGCATCTATTTGATTGACGATGCTGCCCAGGCCGTGGGCATTAAGCATGGTGATCGATTATTGGGGACGTTTGGTGACGTGGGTATCTTGAGCTTTGCGCAATCAAAAATGGTAGTAACAGGCGTGCGTGGCTCAGGAGGAGGATTGCTGGTTAATGACCATACTCTAGAACGTCAAATTTCAGAACGCTGCGCAACTTTCGCGTCATCATCAGGAAGAATTGAAGCCCTTGCACATTTTTTCTGGAATTACTTGGCTGCACCATATGTGGGTGGTCTGGGTTACTACATTTGGAGAATACTTGGATTTTTTAGTAAACCAACCGGCAACGTAGGAGTTACGCAAATCGGAAATCTTGATGCTGCTGTGGCAGTCGTGCAATTAGCGCGTATCCAATCTATTCTTGCCGCCAAGAAAAATGTGTTGAATTTATATAATGACGTTATACAAATTTATCCAAAAATGAGATTGCCACAGTATCGACAAGATGCATCCCTGGCCAGAGTTGTGGTTGAGCTTGCGGAAGACGTCAACTTTGAATTACTCGCGCAGGAAATTCGGCGGCGAGGGGTTCAATTACGTAGCGCATACCCTCCTGTGTGCAGTTCCGGTGATGCTGGATGCCAGAGGAATTACGTTAACAATGTAGTTGGTGTGCCTAGCGGTCGAAAGCTAAACAAAGAGGATGTTGAGCGTATTTGTGCAGTGCTCGATAGTGCGATAAACGGGGCGCGGCAACGTTAGCCGGTGTTATTTAGCTCCAGTGGACACAGTCGGAATGGGTGGTGTAGTTTAAGTATGATTTTTTCGTGAGGCTTTCTATTGGCCTTCCACCAAACTGAGTGTGGTTGTTGCAACTCAATGATTTGCAATTTGATTGGGCTGACAGTCAGTGGGCGCGAAAACTCCCGAGCATAGATATTTCGATATCTAAAAGCTGATTGGCCTATTCAGGCTGTTAAATAGTACTTAGCGCTAGCTCATATTAAAATGAAAAATGATAGTATAAAAAAAACTGCGCTGTTGGGCTTGATATACTTGGGTGCAGGAAAATGGCTTGGAAAGTTATTTTCATTTGCCACAACGTTAGTACTCGCGCGACTGCTTTCACCGGAGGACTATGGAACCATGGCGTTGGTTATGGTGTTTATAGGGTTTCTGGGATTTTTTAATGAGATTGGGTTGGGGAGCGCAATACTACAGCGCCCTGTGATCTCCGCCGCACAGCTTGACGGATGTTTCTATCTTTCGCTGATGATCGGCAGTGCGCTTTGTGGGGTCACATTTTTTTTGGCCCCTTTTGTTGCGCATTACTATGAAAATTTACTACTGACTCCAATCATACGGTTCGTTGCGCTCACATTTATATTTGGGTCGTTAGCGACTGTTTCAGGCGCATTAATCAATCGTGCGATGAACTTTAAAATGCTGGCGGGCATCGAGTTTGTTGCAGTTCTTTTGCAGAGTATTGTTACTCTGGTGTTGGCGTGGCTTGGCTTTGGGGTCTGGGCTCTTGCTTGGGGTTTTTTTGCCTCGCAAGTCCTGAAAAGCGTTTTAACTTATCACTTTGGAAAGTGGCATCCTTCACGAGTTGGAGGGCTGCGCGCAGCTGTGGACTTGATTAAATTTGGCGCGACAGTCACATACTCAAGAATCACCTGGTATTTTTATAATAATGCAAAGACACTTATCATTGGTAAGACGCTGAACTCGCAGTTGCTCGGAATATATTCAATGGCCGACACGTTGGCATCGCTGCCGAATGCTCATATTACAAGCCTGATAATTAGTGTTGCGTCGCCACTATTTGCTAGGTTGCAGCATGACCTAGATCGACTCAATCGTGCATTATTGCGATTGACGTCAGGACTGGCGCTCATAAATTACCCTGTAATGGTGGGTATGGTGATTACGGCGCCGGAATTTGTACCACTGATTCTTGGTAGTAACTGGGTGGAGGTAGTACTGCCTCTTCAAATTTTATGTCTTGTTGGGTTGGTAAAATCGATTGACCCATTGATTACCCAGGCGCTCATTTCAACTGGTAGGGCGAACATCGCTGCGCGCTACACGTCACTTTGTGCGCTTACCATTCCCGGGAGTGTGTTTGTCGCGTCTATTCAGTGGGGATTACAAGGCGCAGCGGTTGGAACGGCGGTGGCGTATTCGCTGTCGTCGCTTTATCTATTTTTTGTTGCAAGACGCCACCTTCACCTGTCGATGCGAAAGTATGTTGGTGCTATCCGGATGGCCGTAGAGGGGTGTGTCTGGATGTTGGTTATTGTGCTGGGTATAAATGAATTGCTTATACGCAGTGGCATTAATCAAACCTTGGTACTGCTGGTGGCCAAGACTGTTTTCGGTGCGATATCATACGCAGTATTCCTGATATATGTGCGTAAGGATGGCCTGCGGGATTGTTATGAAGTGTTGTGTGAGGTCGGTATTTCCAAATCGAAATTGAATCGTTGGCCGTTTAGCAGAATTTCGACGCGGAGTTGAGTAGGAATCCCAAGACATGGCTGAGGCATATCTTGGGAATTTGATTTGAGGTGTTGTTCGGAGATTAAAGCGCTTTACCCTGTATGCAGATTCATCGGGGAATTATGGCCCAGGTAGGATCATTGCGGAAGTCTGCATCCATCAAAGGCGTCTTGGCTTTCCATGCTTGATAGGCGCTAGTGGCACCTTTCAATCCAGCGTTGCTTGTGGCTGCCAATGTGCCTCGCGCTATGGCGGCATAGCCTAAAGCCAGATGAGGGTAGCCTTCGGTTATTGGCAGCGTACTGCATGCCTTTCCTTGCTCGGTGGGATAGTTTGTTGCATATAGGTCGGCCCACGAGGTGATAAATTCACCGGTGTCTTTTCGGACTTTCCAGTAATAGCCTGGTGCGTGTGCCATGCAAAATCCATTGGCTTCATTTTCGAACCTGCCAATATTGAATCTATTTACCCAATCCAACATGGTTTTTGCGCCTGGTTCATTGTTTTCAACAAGTAAACTAAATATTGTGCCAACGAAATCATTTTGCCAAGGAGCTGCATCATGAGTGTGGCTTGAGCCGATCATTGCACCTATAGGCGACTGCTTTGAGTTATTTTGATAGGTCGCGTAGTGAGCAAGGTTGTTGGCGAGAATCGAGTTGAAATAATTCTTTTGTATGTGGCTATTGGGAAGAGCATGAGCTACTTCGGCGATTGAACGCATTCCCCAGGCTTGGCCGCGGACTTGATGTGCATATAGCAGTCCTTTCGTCTCCTGGCGATATGCCGGATTATAAGAGGCAACGTTCCAACCTGCCCAATAGGCCATCTCTTCCAAGTAAAACGCATCACCGCTAATTAAATATGGAATATAGGTGAAAGACCCCTGGTGGGGGATGTCTGGGTGCCATATCGTGTCCTTTGGGGATGATGATGGAACTACGGGGTTGGAAGTGCCGTATTGCACTGAGACTTTTGGGTGTGTTTCTACGTCCAGTATTTGGCCTGTTTTTTCGTCACGGTAGTGAATCGGCACGGCAGCAGCAGCGTCCGCATTGGCAAACATAACTTCTCGTACGCGCTCGTCCTGCGTGATGAGATAGGTGGCTGTCCAGCGTGGGAGGGGGCCAATTTCTGATCTGGCACCCGTGGATGGAAAATACGGATTCAGAAATGCATTCCCCATGGGGCCTAACGCGGCTTGTGCTGTGCGCAGTTTTTGCAGGTCTGTCGCCCACTTGGCCAGCACCGCTTCTGGCACGTTGATGCTCAAGTCATAGTTCCAGGTTGCTTTGCTGTCCAGAAAGTACCGCATGTTGTGCCGCACACGGGCCTGCGGCTCGGCCGACGAGCCTGTCCACAAGACCTTGTGCCAACGCGCGTGGTGGTAGTGGGTGAACTTGGGTTGGGTGTAGATGGTGCTGCCGTTGCGCTTTACGTCTAGTGAATAGGTGATATTGGCCGGGTTGGGTGTCCAGGTGCGGGTGTTCTCCATGACCACGTCGGTACGGATGCGCTGGCCACCATCCACCAGGCGCGTGTGCAGGCGTGCTGTCAGGTGTGGGTGCGTGGCGCCGGTGGCCTTGTTCTTGAAGGGCAGGGTAACGGTGTACTCGGACGCGATGGCTCCGGCCAGGCGGCGCTCGCTGCCGCTGGCGATCTGGGACACCAGTTGGGCCTGGGGTTGAGCCACCAGTGTGGTCACGCTGCCGTTGGCGTCATATACCTGGGCTTCCAGCTCCAGGTTCCAGTCGGGTTTGGCGGGTACGTTGGGGGTGCTGTTGGACTTGGCGCCGCGGTACAGGTTGATGATGCGTTTCTGGCCTGCCGGCAGGTTGGTCAACTGGGCGCTCAAGACGGCAAAGCGCGCAGATCCATCGCGGTGTGTTGATAGTTCGTCGGTTTGCAGGGGGATAGTGGTGCCGTCCACTTTGGCCACCAGGCCCTGGCTTGTCGGTTGCCAATCGCCCGCCTTGAATGGCTGCCCGAATGTGACGGGTACGCTGCCTTGCGTTTGCGAGCTGGCCGAGGCGACTTCGACGCAGGTGATGGCATCAGCGGCGCAGTTGAATGCGCCAGCCGGCTGTACGACGCTTGGTGGGGGCAGCGTGGGTGTGGGAGTGGGAGTGGCCGCGGTCGGTGGCCTGGGGGTGGCAAGTGAGCTGTTCAGGTCAACGTTGGCCACTACGTCGTCGCCCCCACCCCCGCCACATGCTGTGAGGGTGGCCAGTGCGAGTGTGCATGTAATAGACATACGGTAATTGCTTCCGGGTGCGTTGTTCTTGCGCGATGAAGGGCTCATGATGATCGAGTTCGTACGGTTTGGGGCGCCCGCGTGCTAAGCAGGGGCAATGTGCTGTGGTGGATGGGAGGGTGTGGCCGATGGGCGTTGCGGTTGGCCGGGCTTTGGGGGTGTGTGGCTACCGGTGTTGCCAGGGGCAAGTTGCGGTAGGCCACGCAGCGGGGATTGTTTCGACATTGTGAAGCCGCCGGCGAAACAAAAGGTGTCTATTGATCCTATATGTTCAGTTTCGGTTTGTTGCAGGGATGATTGGGATCAAGGCTTGCTGGGTGCTGCCGAGGTGTGTCTCTCATCTGCTGGTTGTTCATCCATATAAATAGGGATGTCACCTGCGGATGTTTTGGTTTTAGCACTTTTTGCATTCAGAGGATCATGCGGTTTGGTACGCAAATACGACCTTGTTCCTTTGATAGATGTGTGCATAAAACAAATAGCACAATATGTTGCATATGTACTACTTCCTTTCCCGTTGCGTCTTGGGCGCTATGGTTTGGTGGTTTGAGATTTTTTTGATAGCGCCATATCTCTGCTTGGCGCGCAATGGCTCGTGGCGTTGGCTCAGTGACATGTTTTGGATGCTCCCTGCCCTGCGTCTGTGACAACGTAGCCGTCATCCCCTCGACTGTCGGGATCCATGCGTTGAGCGGGTGCATGGGGTCGGGCGGTGGCTGTTGTCCTCATGAAGCGGGGGAATGTGGGCCTCTGGGGAATGTGGCCGGTTGGATCCAATACAGTTCAGTTAACGACGCTGTAGGAGCGGCTTCAGCCGCGAATGGCGCCGTTCGCGGCTGAAGCCGCTCCTGCGAGTAGGTGGCTTAGGGCGCTATCTGAACCGCATTTCGGTCAGGCCTGAAGCCGTTTTGTGGCGGGTACGCCGCCGCAAGGTGGGCGCAGCGGCGCCAATGTAGCCGAGCCCGGTATAACCGGGGGCGTACGTATGTATGGATGTGAGGGGCGCAGAGTGACGGCTGAGGTATTTCAAACAGAGGCTTGGTTTGCCAATCTTCTGGCGCACGGCTTTGAGCGGCCGCCGCATGCGCTCAAGACCTGGTCGCTGGGTGCGCCGTCGCCGGACGGGCAGGTCGGCTTGCCGTTGATGCGGCTGCAGCCCGGAGGGCCCCTGTTGGGTCTGAGCAATTACTACAGCTGCCTGTATGGCCCGGTGGGCTCTGGCAAGGCGTTGGCAGGCCTGTCTGCTGCCCAATGGCGCGAGGCCGCCGGGGCGCTGCGGCGCTGGCCCGATGCTGGGGTGTTGCGGCTGCAGCCGCTGGATGCAGACAGCGCGTGGCTTGCCGCGTTGCAACAGGCCTTGCGCGGGGCAGGGTACTGGACGGACCGGTTTTTTTGTTTTGGCAACTGGTTTCAGCCGGTGCCGGCGGGTGGTTTTTCGGCTTATTGGGCCCAACGCCCGTCCATGCTGCGCAGCAGCGTGGAGCGTGGACGCAGGCGCCTGGATCGCAAGGGTGCGTGGCACGTCGAGATCCACAGCAATGACCCGCAGGGCGTGGAGCGAGCGTTGCAGGCCTACTTGACGGTGTATGCCCAAAGCTGGAAGAACCCCGAGCCCTGCCCCGACTTTATGCCCGGCCTGGTGCGCACGGCCGCGCGCGAGGGGTGGCTGCGCCTGGGCGTGTTGTGGCTGCAGGATCAGCCCCTGGCGGCGCAGGTGTGGCTGGTGCATGGGGCAAAGGCCAATATTTACAAGCTGGCCTACGTGAAGGGGCAGGAGAAGCTATCGGCCGGGTCGGCACTGACGGCCGCGCTGATGCAGCATGTGATGGATGTTGATCGCGTGTCCGAGGTGGATTACCTGAGCGGCGACGATGCCTACAAGCGCGACTGGATGGCACAACGCCGCGAGCGCGTGGGTTTGCTGGCCTTCAACCCGCGCCGCCCCCAAGGCCTGCTGGCCGCTGCGCGGCATTTTGTCGGCGCCTGGCTGCGCCGCCGAAGTTAATTGGGGTCAGATTCCAATTAACTGCCTGCTGGTCCGCCGCAACGGGTTAACCGTCATCCCGGCGGAGTCCGGGGCCCATTGCACGCGTCGCTTTGATTTTGATAAAAATATGGCTCTAGCGCTTGTTGGTATTTCGTATGCAGCTCTACTTTTTGATATCTTGACCTAATTGGGGTCAGATTCCAATTGCCTGCGTGCTGGATCCCGGCATTCGTTGGCATGACGGCCAACCCGTTTGAATGGATCGACGGGCCGCAGCGTGGTTCACACCAGCGTGGCCAGCCAGTGCAGTGTCAGTTGCTCCAGCTGGTCTTGTTGACCGGGTTGCGAGCAGGTGTGGTCGGCGCCGGCAAGGTTGTGGCGTGTCACGCCGGGGCGCTGCAGGGCCGGGCGCCATTGGGCGTGGTTGCTGGCGTATTCAATGAACTCCTGGGCGGTAAGATCGCGTTCGCTCAAAATAAGCATGATTTTGCCTTCAAACGCTTGCCAACAAAGCGCCATAAGCTCTTGAAATGATAGTAACGCCGGGGCTGTCTGGCGCATGGCGCGCAGGTTGGCCCATATGCCGCGCAGCGCAGCCCAGCCCACACGCCCGCCAGCCAGCTTGCGCCAGAAGTCGGCTTGCAGTACGCGCTGGCGGTAGTAATGCTTGACATGCGCCCGGGCCAGGCCGGCTTCGGAGCGCACCCAGGGGTTGAGCAACGCCACGCCCGCCACGCGCGGATCCTGCGTGGCCTGCAGGTACAGCAGGCTGGCCGACGCGCCGTCGCACAGGCCCCAGAGCACGCTGCGGTCAATCGGCGCCGCCTGCGCCAGGGCATCCAGGGCGGCGGCGATGTCCGGGGCCGTGTTTTCGAACGGTACGGGGTCGCCGGGGCTGTCACCCATGCCCGGCAGGTCAAAGCGCAAAACGGGATAGCCGGCGGCGGCCAGGCGGCGTGCCAGCAGCACAAACTGCCGATGGCTGCCCGCGCGGTACTGGGCGCCGCCCACCACGATGAGCACGGCGGTGCGCAGCGTGGGCGTGCCCGGCGCGGGCAGGCTCAAGATGCCCAGCATGTCGAAGCCGTCGCCCGCAATCTGCAGGGGTTGTTCCTGGACGTTCATGGTGGCGGTATGTCGGTCAGTGCTGCCAGCGTGGCGGCTATCAGGGCCGGGGCATCGTCGGTGCCCACGGTTTGCCAGAACGCCGGGCCGTTGACGGCCTGGGCCTGTACGCGCCAGCCGGCGCCGCTCCAGGCGGCAAGCGGCTTGGCGCTGGCGGGGGGCAGTTGCGGGGGCTGTGTGCTGGAGACTTCCAGCCACACCAGGCGCCCCGCTGGCCCTGCCGTGGGAGGTGTCAGGCGGGCGTCGCCCAGGCCCCGGGCCAGGTTGGCGCTCAGGGTGTAGCCGGCAATGTGCACGGATTCACCCAAGGCCAACGCCTGCGCCGGTGTCTGGCCCGACGACGCATTGCCCAGCCATTGGCTGGCGGCCTGCAGGCGCAAGAACTGCTGCAGTTGTTGCTGGCCGCTTGCCACCGGCTGCCACAGCAGCAAGTGGGTTGGATCACCGCCTTCTTGCGGCTGCTGCGCCAGTTGCACGGCCAGCAGCGCGCCGGCGCGCATTCCCCATAGCCACAGCGGGCCGCCGCCTTGCTCCAGCAGCCAGTGGCGGGCCTGCTGCGCGTCGTGCAGCCAGGCGGCCCAGGTGGCATCGGCAAACTCGCCCGAGCTGTCGCCGCAGCCCAGCAGGTCGATCTGCAGCACGCCGTAGCCCGCCTTGGCCAGGGCGCGTGCCTGCTGGGCCACCACGCGGCGGGTGCTGTTGAGCTCTTCGGCAAACGGGTGCAGGTAGAGCACGCGCCCCTGGGGCGAGCTGCCTTGCGGCGGGTGGTACAGGCAAAAGCGCTGGCCGTTGTCGCCGGGCAGAAAGAACGCCTGCGGCAAGGCGGCGCGCGCGCTCGGG
Protein-coding regions in this window:
- a CDS encoding polysaccharide deacetylase family protein, which codes for MFNIVQKNKLTVLIFHKVPHVSNPLTPLETPLETFKNVLHFIKEQFRVIPLSDAVTALKAGNLPHRAACITFDDGYPDWVTGIAPLLESEGLPATFFITTGQLNGQAMWNERILHAVMRANDGHEGVELKASGLPHLPLMSQTDRVKAIEKLDSFLKYTAPAEREMYLQFLEDQMGARCSDVPVLTPAQVRNLHSRGFEIGGHSVTHPILSSCTPSRAFSEIAESKEELQGIINGRVEAFAYPNGIPGRDFGSEHIDMVKRAGYAHAVTTHHGVASPDGSFFQIPRFTPWGPSAGKMRVQFMRNYLVRNGALEETKQEGKRALMVAFHFPPQAGSSGILRTLNFVKNLPAQNWQPTVLTAQPQAYVEQRNDLVRSIPPSVRVERAFALDTAKHLAIKGKYLGTLALPDRWVSWWPFAVMKGMQEIRTNRPALIWSTYPISTAHLIGATLSRLSGIPWVADFRDPMVSENYPSTGLQRTLWKRLESYVLRHAAACIFTTERAAITYRQRYPMAQARCHVIENGYDEDAFNGVEPDRFGAPANKLLILHSGLIYPKDRNPSTFFSAINSLLQKKMIDRENLCIRFRAPYHDEEVLASAQQYGLQDVVEVAPPVPYQRAIAEMLGADLLVVFQGSSFNAQIPAKIYEYLRAARPVFAVVDPAGDTAAILRQFPGAYVADIASEMNIATNLEVALADLRGDRQSAALQRNVDQVRRYSRKEQTMRLVTYLNAVLPQPENDTENCRGNTE
- a CDS encoding carboxylate--amine ligase: MKPEQKTTAPAIVIGGGINALGVVRSLGAAGVPVWVLDDNSKSPAMRSRFATPKVVSVLEGQSFIEELNLLAAQISGAAVVFLTEEKTVLTVSAMRDQLARTLKLRLPAHDCLLSLMHKEGFQRLAENLGFLVPPAVRLSGNQDLRKLTGLRFPCVFKPSEKNYAYGQMFKKAYKVESIEQVAALYEQILPVMPDMVVQQWIEGLDSDIYFCLQYIGRDGELVISFSGRKIRSWPPNVGGTASCTADLDYHDELSKTTADFFRAVNFFGMGSMEYKRDVRDGKFYMVEPTVGRTDFQEEVATVNGYNMPFAAYCHELNISVPSPSRMSPPRVWRDAQADRWSREEVDERVRDTPGFEAYPVVDALRRSTDLRPWVDDVIGRARERLRLWTKPVR
- a CDS encoding DegT/DnrJ/EryC1/StrS family aminotransferase yields the protein MKRYLVEYADWSHREYLAIAKNLLLGRVHRGPDIEKLRQALAKMYAPAGVHLLNYGHHAIEIALEIFKEQRPGRLEVIGPAYICPSVPSSVARRGLQWRSVDVGEDLNIDAAAVKSAIGSNTLAVIAPHMYGCPADIQSIETICKDAGIYLIDDAAQAVGIKHGDRLLGTFGDVGILSFAQSKMVVTGVRGSGGGLLVNDHTLERQISERCATFASSSGRIEALAHFFWNYLAAPYVGGLGYYIWRILGFFSKPTGNVGVTQIGNLDAAVAVVQLARIQSILAAKKNVLNLYNDVIQIYPKMRLPQYRQDASLARVVVELAEDVNFELLAQEIRRRGVQLRSAYPPVCSSGDAGCQRNYVNNVVGVPSGRKLNKEDVERICAVLDSAINGARQR
- a CDS encoding lipopolysaccharide biosynthesis protein produces the protein MKNDSIKKTALLGLIYLGAGKWLGKLFSFATTLVLARLLSPEDYGTMALVMVFIGFLGFFNEIGLGSAILQRPVISAAQLDGCFYLSLMIGSALCGVTFFLAPFVAHYYENLLLTPIIRFVALTFIFGSLATVSGALINRAMNFKMLAGIEFVAVLLQSIVTLVLAWLGFGVWALAWGFFASQVLKSVLTYHFGKWHPSRVGGLRAAVDLIKFGATVTYSRITWYFYNNAKTLIIGKTLNSQLLGIYSMADTLASLPNAHITSLIISVASPLFARLQHDLDRLNRALLRLTSGLALINYPVMVGMVITAPEFVPLILGSNWVEVVLPLQILCLVGLVKSIDPLITQALISTGRANIAARYTSLCALTIPGSVFVASIQWGLQGAAVGTAVAYSLSSLYLFFVARRHLHLSMRKYVGAIRMAVEGCVWMLVIVLGINELLIRSGINQTLVLLVAKTVFGAISYAVFLIYVRKDGLRDCYEVLCEVGISKSKLNRWPFSRISTRS
- a CDS encoding GNAT family N-acetyltransferase; translated protein: MGLSNYYSCLYGPVGSGKALAGLSAAQWREAAGALRRWPDAGVLRLQPLDADSAWLAALQQALRGAGYWTDRFFCFGNWFQPVPAGGFSAYWAQRPSMLRSSVERGRRRLDRKGAWHVEIHSNDPQGVERALQAYLTVYAQSWKNPEPCPDFMPGLVRTAAREGWLRLGVLWLQDQPLAAQVWLVHGAKANIYKLAYVKGQEKLSAGSALTAALMQHVMDVDRVSEVDYLSGDDAYKRDWMAQRRERVGLLAFNPRRPQGLLAAARHFVGAWLRRRS
- a CDS encoding hydrolase 1, exosortase A system-associated, which gives rise to MNVQEQPLQIAGDGFDMLGILSLPAPGTPTLRTAVLIVVGGAQYRAGSHRQFVLLARRLAAAGYPVLRFDLPGMGDSPGDPVPFENTAPDIAAALDALAQAAPIDRSVLWGLCDGASASLLYLQATQDPRVAGVALLNPWVRSEAGLARAHVKHYYRQRVLQADFWRKLAGGRVGWAALRGIWANLRAMRQTAPALLSFQELMALCWQAFEGKIMLILSERDLTAQEFIEYASNHAQWRPALQRPGVTRHNLAGADHTCSQPGQQDQLEQLTLHWLATLV
- a CDS encoding hydrolase 2, exosortase A system-associated, whose translation is MSPSARAALPQAFFLPGDNGQRFCLYHPPQGSSPQGRVLYLHPFAEELNSTRRVVAQQARALAKAGYGVLQIDLLGCGDSSGEFADATWAAWLHDAQQARHWLLEQGGGPLWLWGMRAGALLAVQLAQQPQEGGDPTHLLLWQPVASGQQQLQQFLRLQAASQWLGNASSGQTPAQALALGESVHIAGYTLSANLARGLGDARLTPPTAGPAGRLVWLEVSSTQPPQLPPASAKPLAAWSGAGWRVQAQAVNGPAFWQTVGTDDAPALIAATLAALTDIPPP